The following proteins are co-located in the Heliorestis convoluta genome:
- a CDS encoding methyl-accepting chemotaxis protein produces the protein MSIKRLFQIMYLITGILLATLMVLIFLLYQNQKDLLLSAEVRYQSYLLADELRQSSDDLTRMARTYVITGDDKYEKIYWTILDIRNGKQPRPQGYERSYWDFVAANDEYTRSDGETISLNDQMKQLGFTEEEFGYLQQAEENSNNLVKIEEMAMNAMKEMIRPEEVQLMNPGETNEEFARRIMHDQRYHIEKAKIMEPIDQFFIKLDQRTSLEVEGFTKRQQTYLQVIIVILLALLGNIILAFWQIHRKVNTPLSILYEDACRISKGDLSRVIQYKSDDEIGQLASTLNQMLQKINFISQIKEASQESLAFAEKLSTYSHKSTESINQTIIEMGNASEVTDMQANKANESMQAIEQLTIGVQRIAESASYISGESEKMATDAKNGQRTIENAMDQMTTIQESAQQTVDVIQLLQKTVAQIVEFTNTILSISSQTNLLALNAAIEAARAGEQGRGFAVVAEEIRKLADGTSQSASHIEQLIAEIQTKTAETVKMVESSKQDADHGIVMVHDVRKMFLNIVQAIQKVTEQLEDMSSTSQQMSASSEEIAASSEDISHSAKVSAERILQVLETNKNNLSGVKEISVLSNQLTVLANNLQKRVDEFSE, from the coding sequence ATGTCGATTAAACGGCTGTTTCAGATTATGTATCTAATTACAGGGATTCTACTGGCAACTTTGATGGTTCTCATTTTTTTGCTTTACCAAAATCAAAAAGATCTTTTACTTAGTGCAGAAGTGAGGTACCAATCTTATTTGCTCGCTGATGAACTTCGACAAAGTTCTGATGACCTCACTAGAATGGCTCGTACATACGTTATAACCGGTGACGATAAATATGAAAAAATTTATTGGACGATTCTCGATATACGTAATGGAAAACAACCTCGACCACAAGGTTATGAACGTTCATATTGGGATTTTGTCGCTGCTAATGACGAGTACACACGTTCTGATGGTGAAACAATCTCATTAAATGATCAAATGAAACAATTGGGATTTACTGAAGAAGAATTCGGCTATCTACAGCAAGCTGAAGAAAATTCAAATAACCTTGTAAAAATAGAAGAAATGGCAATGAATGCTATGAAAGAAATGATCCGACCTGAAGAAGTACAACTGATGAATCCAGGTGAAACAAATGAAGAGTTTGCTCGGAGAATCATGCATGATCAGCGTTATCACATAGAAAAAGCAAAAATCATGGAACCAATTGATCAGTTTTTCATAAAATTGGATCAACGAACTAGTTTAGAAGTCGAGGGATTCACAAAACGACAACAGACCTATCTACAAGTAATTATAGTGATTCTTCTTGCTTTATTAGGAAACATTATTTTGGCGTTTTGGCAGATTCATCGAAAAGTAAATACTCCACTTTCAATTTTGTACGAAGATGCTTGTCGAATTAGTAAAGGCGATTTATCACGAGTCATTCAGTATAAATCAGATGATGAGATCGGGCAACTGGCATCAACATTGAATCAGATGCTTCAGAAGATCAACTTTATCTCTCAGATCAAAGAAGCTTCACAAGAATCACTAGCTTTTGCAGAAAAGTTATCAACTTATTCTCATAAGTCTACAGAGTCAATTAATCAAACCATCATTGAAATGGGTAACGCCTCTGAAGTTACTGATATGCAGGCCAATAAAGCGAATGAGAGCATGCAGGCCATCGAACAGTTGACGATTGGAGTTCAACGTATTGCTGAATCGGCATCCTATATTTCTGGTGAATCAGAAAAAATGGCTACAGATGCGAAAAACGGTCAACGAACCATAGAAAATGCAATGGACCAAATGACTACGATCCAAGAAAGCGCTCAGCAGACAGTAGATGTTATCCAATTACTTCAAAAAACAGTGGCTCAAATCGTTGAATTTACCAATACCATCTTATCTATTTCCTCTCAAACGAATTTATTGGCGTTAAATGCCGCCATCGAGGCAGCACGTGCAGGAGAACAGGGGCGTGGATTTGCCGTTGTTGCAGAAGAAATTCGCAAGCTAGCTGATGGTACTTCTCAATCTGCTTCTCATATTGAACAATTAATTGCAGAAATTCAGACGAAGACGGCAGAAACTGTAAAAATGGTTGAAAGTAGTAAGCAAGATGCTGACCATGGAATTGTAATGGTACATGATGTACGAAAAATGTTCTTAAATATTGTCCAGGCAATTCAAAAAGTAACGGAGCAGCTTGAAGATATGTCTTCTACTTCTCAGCAAATGTCTGCTAGTTCTGAAGAAATCGCTGCAAGCTCAGAAGACATTTCTCATTCAGCGAAAGTATCTGCTGAAAGGATACTACAAGTGCTCGAAACCAACAAGAATAACCTCTCTGGTGTAAAAGAGATTTCTGTTCTTTCCAATCAATTGACTGTTCTAGCGAATAACTTACAAAAGCGGGTTGATGAGTTCTCTGAATAA
- a CDS encoding PAS domain S-box protein, whose translation MLMKEMSTNEMLQRIESLEEENYRLREKLIDNSRVIVELEKLLHEKYHILEGITDGLVAVDHEWRYIYINAATYRFLSKEKEEVIGKKITDYYPQYAEPLIAIKNRGKKCKLSAVLEEYSKQNDRWHEVLIYAVSTGYLFFFRDITSRKKAEEALIRSEERFRKVFQKSPLSKHVLKLSDLTIVAVNDSFEEVTGYSRGEVIGNKCEDLAIADKPDNLMELEEKLLQYERFDGLELNITTKAGEKRTMLCSAMLIEFNDEPCVLISSEDITERKRFEEDLRLSEERFRMVFLESPIPLCVVDTDSKRILAVNRSFENTSGYLREEMIGKTAVDLDFYYDLEDRNGSMNLLGIKGRYQNLEIKLSRKSGETMVALISAESITIQGRRCFLFQVNDITEKKRLEQELLQLARLNVIGQMSAGIGHEIRNPLTCVRGYLQFLKARNELAIYQDHFDVMIDEIDRANGIITEFLSISKKSTSKKELKNINEIIRKLEPLLQADGINSKIEVSFQLDQNIEDLMVDEKEIRQLILNLFRNGVDAMSEGGTMVVKTLKEDQNLLIIFQDQGPGIPEEILKNIGVPFFTTKENGTGLGLAVCYGIAARHNGTIQFDTSPHGTTVTVRLKRLYT comes from the coding sequence ATGCTTATGAAAGAAATGTCAACCAACGAAATGCTACAGCGTATCGAGTCATTAGAAGAAGAGAACTATCGGTTGCGCGAAAAGCTAATTGACAACAGCCGAGTGATAGTAGAACTAGAAAAACTACTACACGAAAAATACCACATCCTAGAAGGTATTACAGATGGCCTCGTTGCAGTCGATCATGAATGGCGATACATATATATTAACGCAGCGACTTATCGCTTTCTTTCCAAAGAAAAAGAAGAGGTCATCGGCAAGAAAATCACAGATTATTACCCTCAATATGCGGAGCCGCTCATAGCAATCAAAAATCGGGGAAAAAAATGCAAATTATCGGCAGTGCTCGAAGAATACTCAAAACAAAATGACCGCTGGCATGAAGTCCTCATCTACGCTGTATCAACAGGCTACCTATTTTTCTTTCGAGATATTACATCACGGAAAAAGGCAGAAGAAGCTTTAATCCGTTCTGAAGAACGGTTTCGAAAAGTTTTTCAAAAAAGCCCCTTATCTAAGCATGTTCTAAAGTTATCGGATCTGACGATTGTGGCTGTGAATGATTCTTTTGAAGAGGTTACGGGCTACTCTAGGGGTGAAGTCATAGGAAATAAATGCGAAGATTTAGCTATAGCAGACAAGCCTGATAATCTCATGGAATTAGAAGAAAAACTCCTTCAATACGAGCGCTTTGACGGCTTAGAATTGAACATTACAACAAAAGCAGGTGAAAAGCGCACCATGTTGTGCTCAGCCATGCTGATTGAATTTAATGATGAACCCTGTGTGCTCATATCGAGCGAAGATATTACAGAGCGAAAAAGATTTGAAGAAGATCTTCGTCTTTCAGAAGAACGTTTTCGCATGGTATTTTTAGAGAGTCCCATTCCATTATGTGTTGTTGATACCGACAGCAAACGAATTCTTGCTGTGAATCGAAGCTTTGAAAATACATCAGGATATTTACGAGAAGAAATGATAGGTAAAACTGCTGTAGACCTCGACTTTTACTATGATCTAGAAGACCGTAATGGTTCCATGAACCTTCTCGGTATAAAAGGTCGTTATCAAAACCTTGAGATAAAACTTAGTAGAAAATCAGGAGAAACGATGGTTGCCCTTATTTCTGCAGAAAGTATCACCATACAAGGACGTAGATGCTTTTTATTTCAAGTCAACGACATTACCGAAAAGAAAAGGCTCGAGCAAGAACTTTTGCAATTGGCTCGATTGAATGTCATTGGTCAGATGTCGGCCGGCATAGGCCATGAAATTAGAAATCCCTTAACGTGTGTCAGAGGATACTTACAGTTTTTAAAAGCTAGAAACGAGTTGGCTATCTATCAGGACCACTTTGATGTAATGATTGATGAGATCGACCGAGCCAACGGCATAATTACAGAATTTTTATCGATCAGCAAAAAATCAACCTCTAAGAAAGAGCTAAAGAACATCAACGAAATCATTCGCAAGCTAGAGCCCTTGTTACAAGCCGATGGAATAAATTCAAAGATAGAAGTAAGCTTCCAATTGGATCAGAACATAGAGGACCTTATGGTAGACGAAAAAGAGATCCGTCAACTCATATTAAATCTATTTCGAAATGGAGTAGACGCCATGTCTGAAGGTGGGACAATGGTTGTCAAAACATTGAAAGAAGATCAGAATCTCCTGATCATCTTCCAAGATCAGGGCCCAGGTATTCCCGAAGAAATCCTGAAAAACATAGGTGTTCCTTTCTTTACGACAAAAGAAAACGGAACAGGACTAGGTTTGGCCGTCTGTTACGGCATTGCAGCCAGGCACAACGGAACGATTCAATTCGATACCTCGCCCCATGGAACAACCGTTACCGTTCGATTGAAAAGGCTTTATACTTAA
- a CDS encoding SEC-C metal-binding domain-containing protein has protein sequence MNKAEKLAAFNSITDTDILSGNKKSKQIVKMFLRGMTYKEIAAQFELSTSRIGQLLDRQAKRAIFYKNNKLLLDYAISLTHLYGIVHKDKVVEIYNRQNNAEVNSDTLAKIARVAPLELRNNFVVVFDDYFVEETIIEYDEFEEQLRQRIGKPFYVPEQEELLKYKEESYHEITKQYKALLNYLSKNIFKGDFFKAENLCSDIQGTCQYDFSMENIIDVFNRRNVIFKNRDQVSEVMQLVIDLANNTRLCENNGHTPEEILNITKRPNLAGHSSEQAKSSKKVGRNDPCLCGSGKKYKKCCAYT, from the coding sequence ATGAACAAAGCAGAAAAACTTGCGGCCTTTAATAGCATTACAGATACCGATATTTTATCTGGCAATAAAAAGAGTAAGCAGATCGTTAAAATGTTCTTGCGGGGAATGACCTATAAAGAGATAGCAGCCCAGTTTGAGCTGTCAACTAGTAGAATCGGACAGTTATTAGACCGACAAGCCAAGCGGGCTATTTTCTACAAAAATAACAAGTTATTGCTCGATTATGCCATATCCCTCACCCACCTCTATGGTATAGTCCACAAAGACAAGGTGGTTGAGATTTATAACCGGCAAAATAATGCCGAAGTTAACTCAGACACCCTTGCCAAAATTGCTCGAGTGGCGCCACTAGAATTAAGAAATAATTTTGTTGTAGTATTTGACGATTACTTTGTGGAAGAGACAATCATAGAGTATGACGAGTTCGAAGAACAACTTAGGCAACGGATAGGTAAGCCTTTTTACGTTCCAGAGCAAGAAGAGTTACTAAAATACAAAGAGGAATCATACCACGAGATTACGAAACAATACAAAGCTTTATTAAACTATCTAAGCAAGAACATCTTTAAAGGTGATTTTTTCAAAGCAGAAAATCTTTGTTCAGATATTCAAGGCACCTGCCAGTATGATTTCTCAATGGAAAACATTATTGATGTCTTTAACCGTAGAAATGTAATCTTTAAAAATAGAGATCAGGTATCTGAAGTGATGCAGCTTGTCATCGATTTGGCCAACAATACAAGGCTATGTGAAAACAACGGCCATACACCGGAAGAAATATTAAATATAACGAAAAGGCCTAATTTGGCAGGCCATTCTAGTGAACAGGCTAAAAGTAGCAAAAAAGTTGGCAGGAATGATCCCTGTCTATGTGGCAGTGGGAAAAAATACAAGAAGTGTTGTGCATATACTTAA
- a CDS encoding NifB/NifX family molybdenum-iron cluster-binding protein has translation MSMLAVPVEGDQVSDHFGHSKSFAFVYLENGNLVKKEVHATPPMQNRHDEFPKWFLSKQVDSVIVVRIGGGVYRTLKSRESKYTKRLPQLSKKLFGPSQRKS, from the coding sequence ATGTCGATGTTAGCTGTACCCGTAGAAGGCGATCAAGTGAGTGACCATTTTGGACATAGCAAATCTTTCGCCTTTGTTTATCTAGAAAATGGAAATCTCGTTAAAAAGGAAGTTCATGCAACGCCGCCTATGCAAAACAGACACGACGAATTTCCCAAGTGGTTTTTATCGAAACAAGTTGATAGCGTCATCGTAGTCCGTATTGGTGGTGGAGTCTATAGAACCTTAAAGAGTCGGGAATCGAAATATACAAAACGGCTCCCGCAACTCTCGAAGAAGTTGTTCGGGCCTTCGCAGAGAAAAAGTTAG
- a CDS encoding cupin domain-containing protein: protein MQTFNLSSKMVYSDKSLTKKVVYSDSSILSFVLNFKPGQVLPPHTHPGMVTIIQILRGTATFTVDGEDTQLAVGEGLVCQEQELLGLKNTGDEELSLYVTLSPGPKDKMFAEEF, encoded by the coding sequence ATGCAAACCTTTAATTTGTCAAGTAAGATGGTGTACTCTGACAAATCGTTAACGAAAAAAGTGGTTTATAGTGATAGTAGTATCTTGTCTTTTGTCCTCAACTTTAAACCAGGACAAGTCTTACCCCCTCATACTCATCCCGGAATGGTTACAATCATTCAAATATTGCGAGGAACGGCTACATTTACAGTGGACGGAGAGGATACTCAGCTTGCAGTAGGTGAAGGGCTGGTGTGTCAGGAGCAAGAATTGTTGGGCTTGAAAAATACTGGTGATGAAGAGCTTTCTCTTTATGTAACCTTATCACCGGGTCCAAAAGATAAGATGTTTGCTGAGGAATTCTAG
- a CDS encoding spore germination protein has protein sequence MGKKGTQKPLSSQYDENIDYLLKELRIEKNFDIIHHKMEYSGKKLALFFIDGFAKDESMTFIMKELSRLEESQLEGNAIEKLTRTIIPYLEIETSEDLEEVINQVLAGQAALVIEGCQKVILLDIREYPVRSPDEPDIERVVRGPRDGFVETIVFNCALIRRRIRDRSLIMEYMQAGERSKTDIAIAYIDNIADPNLVEAIKKKIDQISIDGLPMGEKTVEEFIFGRHLNPYPMVRYTERADTSAVHLMEGHVIIIVDGSPSVMICPTTFWHHLQHAEEYRQKPVIGAFLRWARFVAVIGSLFLLPLWYLVATNPELLGENWKFMGPEEVGEVSLFWQFFIAEIGLEILRMAAIHTPSALATALGLVAAILIGEVAVEVGLFTSEVILYLAVAAVGTFATPSYELSLANRIFRILFLIAAAVFGVYGFLVAVLLWFLLLATTRSLGMPYLWPLLPFDWKAFLDLLFRAPIPLRKTRSAILHPQDRSKQ, from the coding sequence ATGGGCAAAAAAGGAACGCAAAAGCCACTCTCTTCTCAATATGATGAAAACATCGACTATCTGCTCAAAGAACTGCGCATCGAAAAAAACTTTGATATCATCCATCACAAGATGGAGTATAGCGGTAAGAAGCTAGCCCTCTTTTTTATCGACGGCTTTGCTAAAGATGAGTCTATGACGTTCATCATGAAAGAACTTAGCAGACTAGAAGAAAGTCAACTCGAAGGCAACGCTATCGAGAAGCTTACACGAACTATTATACCCTATCTGGAAATAGAGACATCAGAAGACTTAGAAGAAGTCATTAACCAAGTCCTTGCAGGCCAAGCAGCGCTCGTCATAGAAGGCTGTCAAAAAGTTATCTTACTCGATATTCGTGAATACCCAGTCCGTTCTCCCGATGAACCCGATATAGAGCGCGTCGTACGGGGGCCTCGAGACGGCTTTGTTGAAACGATTGTCTTTAACTGTGCCTTGATACGACGGCGAATTCGTGATCGCTCCTTAATCATGGAATACATGCAAGCCGGAGAAAGATCAAAAACAGATATTGCCATTGCTTATATTGATAACATTGCCGACCCCAATCTGGTAGAAGCTATTAAAAAGAAAATTGATCAAATCTCCATTGACGGGTTACCAATGGGTGAGAAAACAGTTGAAGAATTTATCTTTGGCCGTCACCTAAACCCCTATCCCATGGTTCGCTATACAGAAAGAGCCGATACCAGCGCTGTCCACCTGATGGAAGGCCATGTAATTATCATTGTCGATGGATCGCCCAGTGTTATGATTTGCCCTACAACCTTCTGGCATCACTTACAGCATGCCGAAGAATATCGACAAAAGCCTGTCATTGGTGCTTTCTTGCGCTGGGCTCGCTTTGTCGCTGTTATCGGATCACTTTTCTTACTGCCTCTGTGGTATCTTGTAGCCACCAACCCGGAGTTGCTAGGAGAAAACTGGAAGTTCATGGGTCCGGAAGAGGTAGGAGAAGTCTCGCTTTTCTGGCAGTTTTTCATTGCTGAGATTGGCTTGGAGATCTTACGCATGGCGGCCATCCACACGCCCAGTGCCTTAGCGACGGCCTTGGGTCTTGTGGCCGCCATCTTAATCGGAGAAGTGGCTGTAGAAGTAGGCCTTTTTACCAGTGAAGTCATTTTATATCTTGCTGTCGCGGCAGTTGGTACCTTTGCAACGCCGAGCTATGAATTAAGCCTAGCCAATCGAATCTTTCGCATTCTTTTCTTAATTGCAGCCGCGGTTTTTGGGGTCTATGGTTTTCTTGTGGCTGTTTTGCTGTGGTTTCTTTTACTCGCAACAACACGATCGCTGGGAATGCCTTATCTCTGGCCCCTCTTGCCTTTTGACTGGAAAGCATTTTTGGACTTACTTTTCCGTGCACCCATACCCCTTCGCAAGACGCGCTCAGCCATTTTACATCCTCAAGATCGAAGCAAACAATAA
- a CDS encoding CPBP family intramembrane glutamic endopeptidase, protein MKNNDLKISLLFTLIGLAAGFSLGYFQLSAATEEVRQQIVAQLGSTEILLVISTVQTAIYAFISSFVGLKLARKVHLSLNFRYEKNSVIIAFIIATVLAITLSGFDKYVFAPYLPHQIETYRFSLWYFISSVLYGGIVEELMMRLFLISLIVFVLWRLFARANKEESIPSWIYVSAILLAALIFAAGHLPATSVLLGLSTPIIIRAFLLNGLAGIGFGYLYWKSGLAYAILAHMLTHVFNQLIVMPLLF, encoded by the coding sequence ATGAAAAACAACGATCTAAAGATAAGCCTTCTTTTTACACTGATAGGACTTGCTGCAGGTTTTTCTTTAGGATATTTTCAACTATCAGCTGCGACTGAAGAAGTAAGACAACAGATTGTGGCTCAACTTGGCTCAACAGAAATACTGCTAGTCATTTCCACAGTACAAACAGCTATATATGCTTTCATTTCTTCATTTGTTGGACTTAAATTGGCCAGGAAAGTACATTTAAGCTTAAATTTTAGATATGAAAAAAATAGTGTAATAATAGCTTTCATAATTGCAACGGTTTTGGCTATCACGTTGTCCGGTTTTGATAAGTATGTATTTGCTCCATATCTACCTCACCAGATCGAAACTTATCGTTTTTCACTGTGGTACTTTATCTCTAGTGTTTTATACGGTGGTATTGTTGAAGAATTAATGATGAGACTCTTTTTAATATCTTTAATCGTCTTTGTTCTTTGGAGATTATTCGCAAGAGCTAATAAAGAAGAGTCTATTCCTTCCTGGATCTATGTAAGTGCAATACTTTTAGCAGCGTTGATTTTTGCTGCTGGTCATTTGCCAGCTACGTCGGTCCTGCTAGGGCTATCAACGCCGATTATTATTCGAGCATTTCTATTAAACGGCCTTGCAGGTATTGGATTTGGCTATCTTTATTGGAAAAGTGGGTTAGCCTATGCAATTTTAGCACACATGCTGACCCACGTTTTTAATCAACTTATTGTCATGCCTCTTTTGTTTTGA
- a CDS encoding SpoVR family protein, whose protein sequence is MDIAKDYGLDFYEMRFEVVPADVLYTFGAYGMPTRFTHWSFGKTFQKMKMSYDYNLSRIYELVINSDPCYAFLLEGNRPIQNELVSAHVLAHCDFFKNNAAYAGTSRFMVESMASSAERIRKYELEQGRQEVEKFLDAALALQEHIDPYHRTIKEVKEKKESPPQSSRYDDLFQLEDKLAKKERDEAKVSKEKTSSDSKSKILSHSETNEKKEENESSTKKLSPQKDVLLFLMKEGRFLEEWQQDILSIIRDEMLYFWPQLRTKIMNEGWASYWHLRIMREMEMTENDAWEFAKMHAQVVQPSRLSINPYYVGLKMFEDIEKRYGREKMFEVREVETDQSFLRNYLTKELVHDLDLYIYKKVGNQWQVIEKNWEVVRDQLVDKLTNGGFPTIYVEDGDFNRAGELYLRHAYEGVELDIPYLERTIPYLYTFWQRPVHLETMIDGKKVLFTYNGEKVTRKYQ, encoded by the coding sequence ATGGACATCGCAAAAGACTATGGACTTGATTTTTATGAGATGCGCTTTGAAGTCGTACCGGCAGATGTTCTTTATACTTTTGGAGCCTACGGAATGCCGACTCGATTTACTCACTGGTCTTTTGGTAAGACATTTCAGAAAATGAAGATGTCTTACGATTATAACCTATCGCGAATTTATGAACTGGTGATCAACTCAGACCCTTGCTATGCCTTTTTATTAGAAGGAAATCGACCAATTCAAAATGAACTTGTCAGTGCCCATGTGTTGGCCCATTGTGACTTTTTCAAGAATAACGCCGCCTATGCAGGTACTTCGCGGTTTATGGTCGAGTCTATGGCTTCTTCGGCAGAGCGAATTCGGAAGTACGAGTTAGAACAGGGTCGGCAAGAAGTAGAGAAGTTTCTAGATGCAGCTTTGGCTTTACAAGAACATATCGATCCCTATCATCGTACGATTAAAGAAGTGAAAGAGAAAAAAGAAAGTCCCCCACAGTCAAGCCGTTATGATGACTTATTCCAACTCGAAGATAAGCTTGCAAAAAAAGAGAGAGATGAAGCCAAAGTTAGCAAAGAAAAAACAAGCAGCGATAGTAAGTCAAAAATTTTATCACATAGTGAAACGAATGAGAAGAAAGAAGAAAATGAAAGCTCTACAAAAAAACTATCACCCCAAAAAGATGTATTGCTCTTTCTGATGAAAGAAGGACGCTTTCTGGAAGAGTGGCAACAAGATATTCTTTCGATCATACGTGATGAAATGCTTTATTTTTGGCCGCAGTTGCGGACGAAGATCATGAATGAAGGGTGGGCCTCCTACTGGCACCTACGGATCATGCGAGAAATGGAGATGACCGAAAACGATGCCTGGGAATTTGCCAAAATGCATGCCCAGGTCGTGCAGCCTTCTCGCTTATCGATCAATCCTTACTATGTAGGCTTGAAAATGTTTGAAGACATTGAGAAGCGCTATGGCCGAGAGAAGATGTTTGAAGTGCGGGAAGTGGAAACAGACCAATCCTTTTTACGCAACTACCTAACCAAAGAACTAGTCCATGACCTTGACTTATATATCTACAAAAAAGTCGGCAACCAGTGGCAAGTGATCGAAAAGAACTGGGAAGTAGTCCGCGATCAATTGGTAGACAAATTAACCAATGGCGGCTTCCCGACCATCTACGTGGAAGATGGTGATTTTAACCGAGCAGGAGAACTCTATTTGCGACACGCCTACGAAGGCGTAGAATTGGATATTCCTTACTTGGAAAGAACGATTCCTTATCTCTATACCTTTTGGCAGAGGCCGGTACATCTAGAGACGATGATTGATGGGAAGAAAGTTCTTTTTACCTATAATGGCGAGAAGGTTACGCGGAAGTATCAGTAG